Proteins from one Astatotilapia calliptera chromosome 8, fAstCal1.2, whole genome shotgun sequence genomic window:
- the LOC113027938 gene encoding transmembrane protein 100-like produces MAHLFLASKITMPDDLHSKGGGGRVPRSAMKVPPSISAEKLSRDKPRKDRRVVVTTHVPHVNEVQLTAATGGAEMSCYRCTIPFGVVVLIAGIVVTAVAYTFNSHGSTITVLGLVLLSVGLGLLGASAICWKVRQKKKKDKRRESQTALMASHGYCVV; encoded by the coding sequence ATGGCTCACCTGTTCCTCGCCAGCAAGATCACAATGCCCGATGACCTCCACAGCAAAGGTGGCGGTGGCAGGGTCCCCCGGAGCGCCATGAAGGTGCCGCCGTCCATCTCCGCCGAGAAGCTGAGCCGGGACAAGCCCAGGAAGGATCGTAGAGTCGTCGTGACAACGCACGTCCCGCATGTCAATGAAGTCCAGCTTACAGCGGCGACGGGCGGCGCCGAGATGTCCTGCTACCGCTGCACCATCCCGTTCGGCGTGGTGGTCCTCATCGCTGGCATTGTGGTGACGGCGGTGGCCTACACCTTCAACTCCCACGGGTCCACCATCACGGTGCTGGGACTGGTGCTGCTGTCTGTCGGGCTGGGGCTGCTGGGCGCCAGCGCCATCTGCTGGAAGGTccgacagaagaagaaaaaggacaagCGACGGGAGAGCCAGACCGCCCTCATGGCGAGCCACGGGTACTGCGTGGTCTGA